From a region of the Candidatus Eisenbacteria bacterium genome:
- a CDS encoding winged helix-turn-helix domain-containing protein, translating into MFMPEKDPKVEAQEILNKMMEVMEAIIRKEREVVRLSERTELLADDIALEVKDCVDLARGLLSVLADDAVRLPIAMDGRCIPRPRSKRKRRLLEEIARRGVASLTIDQTPDGSARVRVEGGDSFDMPRMGAELLALLAEPGGRNSPDGFVGWKTPDEIRFALRKRLGKKVSPRALAQGVCRLRDRLSRNGVNPELVQTRRGDGYRFALRIKETPGRL; encoded by the coding sequence ATGTTCATGCCCGAGAAAGACCCGAAAGTCGAAGCCCAGGAGATCTTGAACAAGATGATGGAGGTCATGGAGGCCATCATTCGAAAGGAGAGAGAAGTCGTGCGTCTCTCGGAGCGAACGGAGCTGTTGGCAGACGATATCGCGCTCGAGGTCAAGGATTGTGTGGATCTCGCCCGCGGGCTTCTCTCAGTGCTCGCCGACGACGCGGTTCGCCTTCCGATCGCGATGGATGGGCGCTGCATCCCGAGACCCCGATCGAAGAGGAAGCGGAGGCTGCTCGAAGAGATCGCGCGCCGCGGCGTCGCATCGCTCACGATCGATCAGACACCGGACGGATCCGCGCGCGTGCGCGTCGAGGGCGGCGACTCCTTCGATATGCCGCGGATGGGCGCCGAGCTTCTCGCTCTTCTCGCGGAGCCCGGAGGAAGGAACTCGCCCGACGGCTTCGTCGGATGGAAGACGCCGGACGAGATCCGTTTCGCTCTTCGCAAGCGTCTCGGGAAGAAGGTCTCGCCCCGCGCGCTGGCTCAGGGAGTGTGCAGGCTTCGCGACCGGCTCAGCCGAAACGGCGTGAATCCGGAGCTCGTTCAGACGCGAAGAGGGGACGGGTACCGTTTCGCTTTGCGTATCAAGGAAACGCCCGGCCGCTTGTGA
- a CDS encoding ThiF family adenylyltransferase, with the protein MKSEASSIDAKGNHAPRPGKRVAVVGAGGVIGSHLLPHLARMTDVERVVLIDGDSYEPSNLYSQDIALPDIGERKVAVQARRMRRVNPSLQVIALPHRVEEIPAGLLRADAVLACLDSRSARQYVNEIAWRLGAPWIDAGVDGDNLLARINVYLPSRENPCLECGWGPRDYELIEQKYACSSLEGAASHGFSTNAPSHLGALAASLQIAECRKVLDGVFDPASAAEELLVDARHKRLFRTSARRNPDCLMDHSVWALDKAIGVPESAPLSELPAFRNGARGNAGSFFQVLGSRFVKRLTCTACGTAEEVWRLQRSIAAADRNCPACGGMRVAAGFDVADRLSSEEVPESVLRRPLGEVGMRREDILRVLEAGEEHWIEVIAG; encoded by the coding sequence ATGAAATCTGAAGCATCAAGCATCGACGCGAAGGGGAATCACGCGCCCCGACCGGGGAAGCGAGTGGCCGTCGTCGGAGCGGGCGGGGTGATCGGCTCGCATCTCCTCCCCCATCTGGCGCGGATGACGGATGTCGAACGTGTGGTCCTCATCGACGGGGATTCGTACGAGCCGTCCAACCTCTACAGCCAGGACATCGCGCTCCCGGACATTGGCGAGCGGAAGGTCGCCGTTCAGGCGAGAAGGATGCGCCGCGTGAACCCGAGCCTCCAAGTAATCGCGCTCCCCCACCGCGTGGAGGAGATCCCCGCCGGTCTTCTTCGCGCGGACGCGGTGCTCGCCTGCCTCGACTCGCGGAGCGCCCGGCAGTATGTGAACGAGATCGCTTGGCGGCTCGGCGCGCCTTGGATCGATGCGGGGGTGGACGGCGACAATCTTCTCGCGAGGATCAACGTCTATCTCCCGAGCCGGGAGAACCCGTGTCTCGAATGCGGGTGGGGACCGCGCGACTACGAGCTGATCGAACAGAAATACGCGTGCTCGAGCTTGGAAGGCGCCGCTTCGCACGGGTTTTCGACGAACGCGCCGTCGCATCTCGGGGCGCTCGCGGCGTCGCTCCAAATCGCGGAGTGCCGAAAGGTGCTCGACGGCGTCTTCGACCCCGCGTCCGCCGCCGAAGAGCTTCTCGTCGATGCCAGGCACAAGCGGCTCTTTCGAACGAGCGCGAGGCGGAATCCGGACTGCCTCATGGATCACTCGGTCTGGGCGCTCGACAAGGCGATCGGCGTTCCGGAAAGCGCGCCCCTTTCCGAGTTGCCGGCATTTCGAAACGGCGCGCGCGGGAACGCGGGGTCGTTCTTTCAGGTCCTCGGAAGCCGGTTCGTGAAGAGGCTCACGTGCACCGCGTGCGGCACGGCGGAGGAAGTCTGGCGGCTTCAGCGGTCGATCGCCGCGGCGGATCGCAATTGCCCCGCTTGCGGAGGAATGCGGGTCGCCGCGGGATTCGACGTCGCCGATCGTCTTTCGAGCGAGGAGGTCCCGGAGTCGGTTCTCCGAAGGCCGCTCGGCGAGGTTGGAATGCGGCGCGAGGACATCCTTCGCGTCCTCGAAGCCGGGGAAGAGCATTGGATCGAGGTGATCGCAGGATGA
- a CDS encoding AAA family ATPase — protein MSRRIRETIEMRAFLLPLLSSPGNGPSLDQRIRHLQIFRGDGTDREKQERIDRFLLEEIARCRGGLEQAEEAQNQMKALFEKVLAPPLHPAVFLRYVSDERTRALVGCHSSRRVVTISNESEVGPLEIGDEVLLSNEQNTILSRSASGALPPGETALFSRLTADGRLVLTCRGDEEVIVDRSARLRPETLRAGDLVRYDRALWIAHEKIDRSKGESWFLEETPRETLDDIGGLDEEIETLKRMLAFGWTRRETARKYALRRRGSALLVGPPGNGKTLLVKAIANWLAAGSPSGRSLFMNIKPASLHSMWFAQSEANYREVFRIAREAGAEDPDRPVVLFFDEIDAIGEEGRGGIARDVGDRVLKAFLTELDGLESRGNIVVIGATNRPDRLGPALTRSGRLGDKPIRIPRPNRDAAREIFEKHFEPEIPYASNGCDAAESRRTIIEAALARIYSPNGESDLASLTFRDGSRKTVRARDLISGAGIAKIALASKESACLRETERGEEGILLEDVLSATAEELESLASFLTPRNCRDYLAGLPQDLDIVAIEPVRRKLPRIHRYLDAR, from the coding sequence ATGAGCCGTAGGATTCGAGAGACAATCGAGATGCGCGCGTTTCTCCTTCCGCTCCTCTCGTCCCCGGGGAACGGGCCGAGCCTCGACCAGAGGATCCGGCACCTTCAGATCTTCCGGGGAGACGGGACCGACCGCGAGAAGCAAGAGAGGATCGACCGGTTCCTTCTCGAGGAGATCGCTCGTTGTCGGGGCGGTCTCGAGCAGGCGGAAGAAGCACAGAACCAAATGAAGGCGCTCTTCGAGAAGGTCCTCGCGCCCCCTCTTCATCCGGCGGTCTTCCTCCGCTACGTGTCCGACGAAAGGACGCGCGCGCTGGTCGGCTGCCACTCCTCCCGCCGGGTCGTAACCATCTCGAACGAGAGCGAGGTCGGGCCGCTCGAGATCGGGGACGAGGTGCTCCTCAGCAATGAACAGAACACGATCCTCTCCCGCTCGGCGTCCGGCGCGCTCCCGCCGGGCGAGACCGCGCTCTTCAGCCGTCTGACCGCCGACGGAAGGCTCGTGCTCACGTGCCGCGGCGACGAGGAGGTGATCGTCGATCGAAGTGCGAGGCTCCGCCCAGAGACGCTCCGCGCCGGGGATCTCGTCCGCTACGACCGCGCCCTCTGGATCGCGCACGAGAAGATCGATCGGTCGAAGGGAGAGAGCTGGTTTCTGGAAGAGACCCCGAGGGAGACGCTCGACGACATCGGCGGCCTCGACGAGGAGATCGAGACGCTGAAGAGGATGCTCGCGTTCGGATGGACGCGCCGCGAGACCGCGCGGAAGTACGCGCTTCGGCGAAGGGGATCGGCGCTTCTCGTCGGGCCTCCGGGGAACGGCAAGACGCTCCTCGTCAAGGCGATCGCCAACTGGCTCGCGGCGGGCTCGCCGTCCGGCCGCTCGCTCTTCATGAACATCAAGCCGGCGAGCCTCCACTCGATGTGGTTCGCGCAGAGCGAGGCGAACTACCGCGAGGTCTTTCGCATCGCGCGCGAGGCGGGAGCCGAGGATCCGGACCGTCCGGTGGTCCTCTTCTTCGACGAGATCGACGCGATCGGCGAGGAGGGGCGCGGCGGAATCGCGCGCGACGTCGGCGACCGCGTCCTCAAGGCGTTTCTCACCGAGCTCGACGGTCTCGAATCGCGCGGCAACATCGTGGTGATCGGCGCGACGAACCGGCCGGACCGGCTCGGCCCAGCGCTCACCCGGTCCGGGCGGTTGGGCGACAAGCCGATTCGCATCCCGAGGCCGAACCGGGACGCGGCGCGCGAGATCTTCGAGAAGCACTTCGAACCGGAGATTCCCTACGCGTCGAACGGATGCGACGCCGCCGAGAGCCGCCGCACGATCATCGAGGCGGCGCTCGCGCGCATCTACTCGCCGAACGGGGAGAGCGATCTCGCGTCGCTCACCTTCCGAGACGGATCCAGAAAGACCGTTCGCGCGCGCGACCTCATCAGCGGGGCGGGGATCGCGAAGATCGCGCTGGCGTCGAAGGAGAGCGCGTGCCTCCGCGAGACGGAGCGCGGCGAGGAGGGGATCCTTCTCGAGGATGTGCTCTCGGCGACCGCGGAGGAGTTGGAATCGCTCGCGTCGTTTCTCACGCCGAGGAACTGCCGCGACTACCTGGCGGGTCTGCCGCAGGATCTCGACATCGTCGCGATCGAGCCGGTCCGGCGGAAGCTCCCGCGCATCCACCGCTATCTCGACGCGCGCTGA
- a CDS encoding proteasome accessory factor PafA2 family protein, which translates to MKRPIVLPKLCGADVEVANFVEGAWSGSGSGREASRALLREIRGIPGRNERWTRTGGGNGSGRGGVRVRGGEPPAAGEDPREIGRVFLPENGGCAYIDLDHLELCLPEVLDAREHAAAWHAMLRIARSALVSANARRDGERKIRILVNNSDGLGHSYGAHLDFLVARRAYEDIFDRRMQYLLWLASYMVSSIVFTGQGKVGSENGAPAADFQISQRADFFECLVGPQTTYRRPIVNSRDEALVGGWIRGSALTLRDLMARMHVIFYDSTLAYAAGLLKVGVYQVILAMIEAGLAGETDLILEDPLAALRLWSRDLEFRRPARLLSGERLTAVELQRRFREKAARFAERDDCGGAVPGAKEILDLWGETLERLEGRDLSALAPRIDWALKLLILRGAMDAHPELDWGSPKMKMLDHLYSSLDPDEGLFWPYERAGMVEKPVPESAVERFMHEPPCGTRAFTRAMLLRRADPETVESVDWDSIRFRMSDGAVRRTVRLWNPLGFGRSATEPLFRNGSSIEEIVRNLAEGPPV; encoded by the coding sequence ATGAAGCGGCCGATCGTTCTTCCGAAACTGTGCGGCGCCGACGTCGAGGTCGCCAACTTCGTCGAGGGCGCGTGGAGCGGCTCCGGGAGCGGGCGCGAAGCTTCCCGCGCCCTCCTTCGCGAGATCCGCGGAATCCCGGGGCGAAACGAACGGTGGACGCGAACCGGCGGCGGAAACGGCTCCGGTAGGGGAGGCGTGCGCGTGCGGGGCGGGGAGCCGCCCGCCGCCGGAGAGGATCCGCGGGAGATCGGCCGCGTCTTTCTTCCTGAAAACGGAGGTTGCGCCTACATCGACCTGGATCATCTGGAGCTCTGCCTTCCCGAGGTCCTCGATGCGCGCGAGCACGCGGCGGCGTGGCACGCGATGCTTCGGATCGCGCGCTCGGCGCTCGTGAGCGCGAACGCGCGGAGGGACGGGGAGCGCAAGATCCGGATCCTCGTGAACAACAGCGACGGCCTCGGGCATTCGTACGGGGCGCATCTCGACTTCCTCGTCGCGCGCCGCGCCTACGAGGACATCTTCGACCGAAGGATGCAGTATCTTCTTTGGCTCGCTTCGTACATGGTCTCGAGCATCGTCTTCACAGGGCAGGGGAAGGTCGGGAGCGAGAACGGAGCGCCCGCGGCCGACTTCCAGATCTCCCAGCGCGCCGACTTCTTCGAGTGTCTGGTCGGACCGCAGACGACCTATCGCCGCCCGATCGTGAACAGCCGCGACGAGGCGCTCGTGGGCGGATGGATCCGCGGAAGCGCTCTTACGCTCCGCGATCTCATGGCGCGGATGCACGTGATCTTCTACGACTCGACGCTCGCCTATGCCGCCGGCCTTCTCAAGGTCGGCGTCTACCAAGTCATCCTCGCGATGATCGAGGCGGGCCTCGCGGGAGAGACGGATCTCATCCTCGAGGATCCACTCGCGGCCCTGCGCCTCTGGAGCCGCGATCTCGAGTTCCGGAGGCCGGCCCGGCTCCTCTCGGGGGAGCGGCTCACGGCGGTCGAGCTTCAGCGACGTTTTCGGGAGAAGGCCGCCCGTTTCGCAGAGCGGGACGACTGCGGCGGGGCGGTCCCCGGCGCGAAGGAGATCCTCGATCTCTGGGGGGAAACGCTCGAACGCCTGGAGGGGCGGGATCTCTCGGCGCTCGCTCCCCGCATCGATTGGGCGCTCAAGCTCCTGATCCTTCGCGGCGCGATGGATGCGCACCCTGAGCTCGACTGGGGATCCCCGAAGATGAAGATGCTCGACCACCTCTACTCGAGCCTCGACCCGGACGAGGGGCTCTTCTGGCCGTACGAACGGGCCGGCATGGTGGAGAAGCCGGTCCCCGAGTCGGCAGTCGAACGGTTCATGCATGAACCTCCGTGCGGGACGAGGGCGTTCACGCGGGCGATGCTTCTTCGCCGCGCGGATCCGGAGACGGTGGAGTCGGTCGACTGGGATTCGATTCGCTTCCGAATGTCGGACGGCGCGGTCCGAAGAACCGTCCGTCTCTGGAACCCGCTCGGCTTCGGGAGATCCGCGACCGAGCCCCTGTTCCGAAACGGATCGTCGATCGAGGAGATCGTGAGGAATCTGGCGGAGGGTCCGCCGGTCTAG